The genomic region AAATGAACACCGGCCATTTTGTAATCACTGTCACTCTACAGAGTCACACCCCCTGAGAGAGACATAAACATCAGATGGTCAATAGttgacccctccctccctctggggCAGCTGGGTTTAAATGCCCACCACCATCCGCTGCCTCAGAAGATGGATGCGAGCTAAACTAGACTAGAGGTTGGTAGGGGTTCCACCTAGGGGGTTCCTTAGAACATCACCGAGGACACTTATCTGACCTGTTGCCATGGAGATGTTTAATGAGTGTTATCAATGACTGTTGTGGTCAGAATTGAAATCACTTCAATTTGACATGCTGAAGTAAAAGCTGATATAACCTGAGCAATTTGCTAtcctgtgtttgtatgtgtgtctgtgctacCCATAGGCCTCACATTgtccattcccctctctcctcacagaAAAGCAAGGTCCGGAACGGAAGCGCATTAAAAAGGAGCCCACCAACACCAGGAAGTCAGGCCTGCCGTTTGGGATGGGCATGCCAGGGATCCGGGCCGGGTACCCCCTCTCTGAGCGGCAGCAGGTGGCTCTTCTCATGCAGATGACGGCTGAAGAGTCAGTCAACAGTCCAGGTGCGTGTTTGTCATGGATGCCACGTCTCTGAGGGTTCAGCGGGGGGTGGGATGGAGGGGGGGTGCTTTGTCCCTGGTGCTTAGCGTCCCAGCCACACTTTTGCTCCATGCTTCATTAAAGAACAGACCACACTGCTTAATTAGAATTAAATTATACAAGATAACCCTCATCAATTTCCATTACTGCAGTGAAATGGACCTCTGCTGTCTTAATCCACTGTTCATTTCTGGGCCTGGCTGGTTGTGGGGAGATTTTTTGGGCTCTAGAAGTTGGTGTCACATTCCTGTACGGTAAATTGTTGCTGCTTTGTTTTAGGATGTAGCATTTAACCATGAGGGAAATGAAAGGAGTTTACCCCAGGGATTGACTCTGAAGGGACTAATAGTGCCATATCAGATCTGTCCCAAACCACAGAATATCCAGACCCAGGCTTTTTCTTCAGTTCATATCTGCTATCTGTATTTAGATTCATCGGATCTAGCATTTCCTCTAAACATTGCGATTAAAACGTTTAGGAAACGTAGGCTTTAGTAGGCTATATCCTCTTATTAAGTAATAGCGCTGATCTGTGTGTTGGTGATTATGTCGTGCTTCTGATTTGGGTTATATGTTTCCTGTTAGTATTATTTGGCGGGTTgctgctataaaaaaaaaaatctgtgccTGAGGTTTGTTCCTTAAAGACAGAACCCAGATGAAGTGAGTTTCAAATAGCATTCAGGACCACGCTCTGCAAACTCAATAATGTACATGTGGTTAAGGCTTTGGTTTAATCCACTAAATGTGATGAAATGAACTCGAGCAATTGGTAGTCTTGGAGTTCTCCTCCTGATGTCTTGGGCAAGAGTGCCACCTACAGGCGATGGAGTTGTAACAGTTGTTTTTCAATGAAATATTCTGCACTGTTACATAATGGTACTGTAATATGTAGCCCTATGCTCATGTTTTTACTATAGAAATGAATCATGCCAATTCTATTAACTCTGTTTTTGTCCTGTTCTTGTAGACACAACACCAAAGCATCAGTCACAGTCAAGTCTGGGCCAGAAGGGAACGCCAAACTCTGCATCTAAAACCAAAGACAAAGTAAACAAGAGAAATGAGAGGGGCGAGACGAGGCTGCACCGGTCAGCCATCCGCGGAGAGGCACGCCGCATCAAGGAGCTCATCAGTGAGGGAGCTGACGTGAATGTAAAAGACTTTGCAGGTGAGTCGCTGCCACTGCAGGCTGGTGGTCATCttactctctctgctcctcctcctctctctgctcctctctctctctctctctctctctctctctctctctctctctctctctctctctctctctctgctcctccttctccttctctcctcctccatgctcctgCTTTTCACCTCATATCTCCATAGTTCTGTATTACTTTTTATATTTATGTAAATAGTTGCACATTTCTTTGCTTCTCTAGCAATCTAAAATGTTCAGAATTTGGTGCTATAATAATTTTGAATCCGACATTTGAGAAACATTAGAGCCGTTCTTTAACTGTGTTTGGGATTCACAGGCTGGACTGCACTGCATGAAGCGTGCAACCGAGGCTACTACGACGTGGCCAAGCAGCTGCTGGCAGCCGGTGCAGAGGTCAACACCAAGGGCCTGGACGATGACACCCCTCTGCATGACGCATCAAACAACGGGCACTTCAAGGTAAGTTCAGCGTTACGTTTGTGATTGCTCATGTAGAAAGCCAATTGCCGTGTTTAGGTCTGAGACCAATGTTTCTGTTTCTTTGTAGGTGGTAAAGTTGCTTTTAAGGTATGGAGGGGACCCTCGACAAAGCAACAGAAGGGGTGAAACCGCGTTGAAGGTTGCTAACTCCCCAACGATGCTCAATCTGTTGCTTGGAAAAGGCACGTATACCTCCAGTGAGGAGAGCTCGTCAGGTGTGTGACATTTTATACCATGAGTAGCTCTGAACACCTTCACTCTGCCATTTGTTACTTGTATTTTAACTTCCTTGCTTTTCCTTTAACCACTGGGTGTGACAGATTTTTTCTGTTCTTTAACTGTTCTTTATTTATCTATTTTTCAGAATCCTCAGAGGAAGAAGATGCCCCATCGTTTGCCCCATCCAGTTCTGTTGATGGCAATAACACAGACTCAGAGTTTGAGAAGGGCCTGAAGCTGAAAGGGAAGAAAGGGCTGGATCAGCCTCTATCCACAACAACTACCCCCGTCAAGGACGAGTATGAGTTTGACGAGGATGATGAGGAAGAGCGCGTCCCTCCGGTGGACGATAAGCACTTGCTCAAGAAAGAGTTCCGCAAGGAGTCTCCCAGTGTCACTAAGGCTAGCGGCTTAATTTCAGTACCGAAGGGGGAGGTGGTCAAAACCTATTCCAAAAGCAACTCGCTCACACCAAAGAAGGCTGTTAGACGGATTCTCTCTGACAGCTCAGACGAGGATGATGGGACGTTGTGTTTCACACCTGTGCCCACACCACGGCAACCAGCGCCACCTACTAATACCAAGGCCCGGGACTCTGCTACAGTGAGCTCTAAACAGCAGAAAGAGAAGACTAAAGttaagaagaagaggaagaaggagacaAAGAATAATGTCAGTAAGGAGGTCAGATTTGGTAAAGTCAATGACAAATTCTGCACTTCTGACTCTGATTGTGGGGACATAGGGAGTGAGGATGATGAAGGCTCTATGAAGAGCTCGAACTGTATAAAGGACTCCACAATGAGCCTAAAAGAATCCTCTGCGTTCAGTACTCACTCtgcgtcctcttcctcctcttctcatgGAAGCATGAGCTCTCAGAAACTGACACCCTCGCTGACAGAGCATAACCCAAAGCAGTGGAGGACAGACGGCTGGAAGACTGTATCATCTCCTGTATGGTCAGATGtaagctctctctctgactcggtTAGAACAAGGCTTTCCAGTGAGTCGGACTACTCTTCTGCAGACTCAAGTGTCGAGTCAGTGAAACAGGTGAGAAAGAAAGCACAGGAAAACAGAAAGAAAAACAATGTGCACACCAATGCACTAGACAAAAAGAACTCTGACTTTCACAAGAACTCCAACACAGACAGTACGGTCTCCAAAACAGATAAAGATGGCAAAGTGTTGAAAAAGCATAAAGTAAAACACAAGCACAAAAACAAAGAGAAAGAAAAGGCTCCCAGTTTAGTGCTCAATCAAGACATGAACGAGAAATTTGTTAAAAGCTTTTCATTTGATTTTGATGATTCAAGGCAAAAGTCACTCCTTGTTGACACTGAGTCCCCAGCTGAAAGCAAGGTCAAGCTGTCTAAACATGAAAAAGAGCATTTGAAAAAGGAGGACAGGTTGTCGAAGGGTAAATCTGAGGACAGAGACTGGTCTTCTGGAAAAGAGGTGCAAAGAACTGCTAAAGAGGAGAAATCCAAGAAAACAAAAGAGTCCACCAAGGAGAAGCCTAGcaaggaggagagggaaaagcCCCTGAAAACTGAAAAAGAAAGGAGCCTCAAGGAAAAAGAGAAGCCCAAGGAGGAGAAACAACAAAAGACTCataaagaggagaagaagaaaaagtcAAAGGACAAGTCATCTAAACCAGACAGGAAGAGCAGTGAGCAAAAAGAAGAAAAACATATAAAGGTGGATAAGGAgaaaaatgccagggaggagaaagaaaaatctaagaaagaaaaGGTTCAGAAGGAAGAGCCTGATTATGAAGTCTATGATGTCGGTAACCGTTTCTTAAACCTAGAAGACACCAAGCTCAGTGCCTCAGACGACCACCATGACCGATGGGCGTCAGACCTTTCCTCTGACTGCGACCTATATGGAGATGACAGCTGGGATGCTCCTCCTGTGAAGGACTACAAAGAATATAAAGCAAACAACACTGTAAAGCTGATCGTTGAGACTGAGAAAATAGAGAGCAGAGACCGGAGGAAGGAGAACAAAATCAAAGACAAGAAATTAGATCATAATGACAAACGGTCAGAGAAAGAGCCTACCTCCAAGAAGAAAGAGAAAGACTCTTCAGAAAGAATCTGTGACAAGAAAAAGGATTTGACTGAAAAACAGAAactcaactccagccaccctgTAGAAAAGGAGAAGAAGCGAAAGGAATCTGCAGATACTGTcaaagagaagaaagagaaggactCCACGGACAGCAGTAGAGACCGAAAAGATTCCTATGAGTTCACTAAAGAAAGAAAGGACTTGAAAATCAAACAGGAGTCTATAAGAGACGATTATGGGAATGATGCCTCCTTCAAAGAAATTGAAACTGTCAGCAAACCATGTGAAATTAGAGAAAGGAACCACTCTGGAAAAGAGAAGGACAGAAAGGGAGATGGGGTGGAAAAGAGAGAAAAGACTAAAGCTGACAAACACAAGGAAAAGCCAAAAGACCGATCTATAGAACAGGATAAGGAGAAGCCTGAGAGGACCTCAACTGAGAAGCTTTTGAAGGAAAAAGACACAGATAGAGGCTCTAAAGACAAGAAGGAGGGAGCTAAagacaaacacaaagacacacacagcaaagacaagGACAGGAAGATGTCTTCAGAACAAACTAAGGACAAGAAAGAAAAGGCTTCACAGGACAAGCATGCTGACCGGGATAAAGATCTCCTTGAGGTGAAGAAGGAggagcgaaaacctgagaaagtTAAACCTGAGAAAACATGGTACAAGATAGCAGACATTTTCACAGATGAAAGTGAGGATGAAGAAGACAATTACAATGGGGGTGTGGCCAAGTTAAGTGATTCCCTTGGGTTGTCCGATTCTCACAGGAAAGACTCCACATCTGACAGGGATGAGCTTGATCACTTCCAAACAGAAAAACCCAGAAAATATTCTGCTGAGGCCAAACACACAACAGAAAAACAGAAAGAAAAAGACCACAAGAAAAAAGACAAGACCACATttgatatggggaaagagaggaagggtTCCTTAGAGAAACACAACAAAGAGAAGAAAGTAAAGGATTCTGTTGATGCAAAACACAAGGAACGCAAAGACAGAATGTCTGTGGACTCAAACCAAGAGAAGAAAAACAAGCAGAAGCTGTTGGACAAGAGGGAAGCCAGTGAGGAAAAGACCAAGAATAAATATAAAGACAAGCAAGATCATGTTAACGAAAGAAAGCCCTCAAAGGGGAGTGGGGAAAATGAAAAGTCGCTCTTGGAGAAACTGGAGGAAGAGGCCATGAATGACTACAAGGATGACTCCAATGACAAGAACAGTGAGTTATCCTCAGACAGCTTCACTGATCAGGTTCATGAGCCAGTGCTCAGCAGCTACTATGATTCCTCCAACATCAGCCTTCCAGACATTACTGATGAGAGACGAGACTCACTCTCCATATCTAATCCTCAAGACAagttcagagagaaagagaggcaccGGCATTCATCTTCATCATCGTCCAAAAAGAGTCATGAGAAGGAGAAGGACAAAGTCAAGAAGGAAAAGGGGGATAAACAAGACAAGATAGAGGAAATAAGAGAATCCTATGGACGCAGAGAAAGTCTGCCCTTTGAGAAAGAGCCTATGCCATTAGAAGCGGACCCGTACACATTTCCATTTGGGTCTAAGGGTGATAAAGATGAATTTGAGAAGACATTGGAGTTTGAAAAGGAGATGTCTAAAAAAGCTGACAAAGACAAAGTGAGTACTGTCATCAGTGATAAGATCAAGGACAAAAAGAAAAAAGAGAAACATAAGGAGAAAGTCAAAGAGGAGAAGCACAAGTACACTGATGGCTTTGGATCACTTAAACACTCCAAGGAGGATATCAAATCTGGATTGAAAGAGAGTCCTCAAATTACCAATTTGAAGGAAAGATCAAAGGAAGACAGTCCCAAATTTGATGTGAAAAAAGAGCGAAACCGAGACTCTTTGGACAAAGACAGTAGGGCGGACCATGTTAAGTCCAAGGTTAAAGAAGAAAATGAAAAAGTAATTCAGTCTAAAGACACAGCTCGCAAAGACAACCGTCCACGTTCAAAGCTTCTGGTTGATGGAGATCTCAAACTAACCAGCTTTGGGCAAATGTTAGGTTTAAAAGACCAGGAGATTGAAGAACGCCATAAGAAGCATAAGGAGAGGATGAAGCAGATGGAGAAACTAAGACACAGATCAGGGGATCCCAAACTTAGGGATAAAACGAAGTCCACTGAGGAAATAAAGAAAAATCGCAATGAACTATCATCCAAAAAATCGAATAGTTTAGAATCTGCATTGAAAGAGAAGAAGCTCAAAGATATTGGTCTCCCAGCCCAAATTATGTCTCCGGAAAGAAAGCCACAACCCCTTGACACTCACAATTCAAAGGATTGGCTTGCAGGCCATCAGATGAAAGAAAATCTCCCTGCCTCACCTAGGCAAGATCAGAATAGACCAACGGGTGTTCCCACCCCCACATCTGTAATCTCTTGTCCCAGCTATGAGGAAATCATGCAGACGCCACGGACTCCATCCTGCAGTGCAGAGGACTACCCTGATATAATGTTTGATGGGTTAGATTGTCAGAACTCATCAGCCATGGCCATGTCTATGAATGCCTGCTCCCCATCCTTCTTTGACAGGTACTCCAACTCATCACACACCTTCCAAGAAGGGACTTGTATAACTCCGGCTAAGAATCTCCAGTTGCCCCTTGTCAGTCGATCGGCTTCGTCTGATGTTAGAAGACCCCTGGAAGATGAGTTCAAAGCTGAAGCTGGCAAGTTTCTACAACACATTTTGCCAGACGCCTCTGAGTTTGACTTGGCAGCCTCTCAGCCTCCAGAAGACAAGGCAGCATCAGTGGAGAGACTTGAATGCCTGTCTCCTCCTTACTTCTCACCTATTAGAATGCTGTCTCCCGGGCTGGAACTTGCCCAGCCTGCACTAGATGGGGCCACCACAGCAATAGCTGGCACAGAGACCTGTGAACACCTACCTGAGAGTGTCTACAATAACTTCCTGATGAAGCCCTCAACGCCAGTCCACAGACCTGACCCCCAGGAGCCGTGTCTGGACATTGCTGCTCCACCCACCCCTGCACCTGCTGCTCTTCCTCCCCTGGATATTGATGACCTTTCTGAGCCTCATCAAAGTGAGCCCAGTCTTGTTCCCTCTGACCCAGTCAGTGGCAGTGAGTATCTGCCCCCTGTtgttgaggaagaggaggaggaggaggaagaagaggactacgaagaggaggaggatgaagacgaggaggaggaaggggatctTGAAGAACCAACAGATGCTGATCATCATGCTGCTGAGGAGACGAGGGACGTCTGCTCATTCTCTCCTCCAAGGGTTGAAGAGCCTTTGAGGAAGGGCTGGGCTGAATCTCCTGAGAGAAGAGTTGCAGAGGTGCATCAGTTGACTCCCCCACATCCACCACCCAACCTGGTGGAGAACTCCAGTGATCATACCATCAGCTGGAACTCTGAGATGATCTTGAAATCTCCTCAAAGGACTTATGGGGAAATAGAGGCAGCTGTCTCCAAGATAACCAGCCCCTTCTCGCATTCAGACAGTGATTTGCAGCACATTACTGCCATACCTGGCCATCCATCAGTGACCCCTCCATATGCTGCTTACAGGTCTTATGTACCTGACCCTGACTTTGACGAGCAAAAAGAGGCTGTGGAGGACATTCCAATTTCTCCAGCAAGACCTGAAATGACACCCATGGAATTGGAACCAAACTACTTGACAACCCCCTCATCCTCCACAAGGTTAGAGTCTTTCTTCACAGACTGCAAGCCAAACTTGGAGGATAATCACCAGATGGACTCAGAGCTTTCTTGTGCAGTACAAGACGGCAGACAAAACTCCCATGGCTTTACTTCTGAGAGCCATATGCCTCTAGCAGTAAGCAACGAGCCAGTGGTGCCCTGGACAGACCCGTTCTCAGCTACAGTGGATGAGCTTGATGATCTTGGCCCTTTCTCTCTACCtgacctcccttctctctccctcccgacCTCCCTGCCAGACAAGGAGATGCCAGAGCTTGACGTCAGAGATTCAGAGCCAGCCGACTACAAGCCTCCACCTGCTCATATAAGGCCTCCTGCGATTGAAACAATAGAGGGCGAAGAGCTTATGGAAGTTGACCTGCCTATCCTGGCCAAACCCCTGTGCCCTTCCGCGGTTCTACCACTCAATGATTCTTTGCAGGATTTGGTTGTGCCCTCACCAAAACACAATTTCCAACCAGAATTTGAGTCTGAGCCTCAGAATGTCCATGAAAATAACTTTGTGAAACCACAGGTCTTTGAAAACAGAGCCACATATGAAGAGACTGATGAGAGTGATGGAAACATGATGTTCTCAGCTGTTAATATAAACAATACTCAGCATCACAGGCAGATGTCACTGACCGAGTCTTTATCAGTTGTAGTTACTCCATGTATGGACTCCTTGACAACTGTTAAACCAGAACAAATTGGGCAGATATCAGATCCATTTGTTGGGCCAACTTGCAGTCCAGTTCCCTCCGTTACTCTGCCAGTTGCCGTCACGATTTCTGGCACAGTCCATGTTTCGGAGGCTCTTGAGACAACGTCTAAGCTCACAGTCACTCTGACAACGTTGTCAACTGACCTTTCCAAGAAGGTGGAGGAGATCCCACAGAGGATGACCAGAAACAGGGCCCAGATGCTAGCAAAACAGGagaataccaccaccaccaccaccaaaaagcagagtagtagagtagtagcagagagtacaaccaccaccactataccTGCTAGTGTGATACCTCCATCTGTCCCTACCCCTGTCACCATGAGCATGGCTGGAACCACAACCACCCCTATCCCCACCCCTACCTTTGTCCCCTTTGTTGTTCTGGAGAAAGAAAAGGAACTTGtcaccaccatctccaccacACCAACCATTACCCCGGCTCCACCGCCGCCGCCTCCTGTAGTGGTCAGCAAAACTAAAGGGCGGCCTGTGGAGGAAGAGGAATCCCAGACGCAGCATCCACGCAAGAGGAAATTCCCGAAACCGCAGGTTCAGCTGGTCAACACAGCCATGCAGCAGACCAGGGAGATGATTCAACAGACGCTGGCTGTCATTGTCAACGCCATCAAACTGGATGACATTGAACCCTACCACAGTGACCGCTCTAACCCTTACTTCGAATACCTACAGATACGGAAAAAaatagaggagaagaggaagatctTGTGCTACATCACACCACAGGCCCCTCAGTGCTACGCTGAGTACGTGACCTACACAGGCTCCTACCTGCTGGATGGCAAGCCTCTCAGCAAGCTGCACATCCCAGTGGTGAGTACCTCCCATCTCCTACAAATGTTCACAGATCTGTTGATTCATAGATTTTATTTCATTACAATGATACACGTCAAGTAACTGCGTTCTTTGACCTATAATAACCACACAGCACATTTACAACAAAAGTTTGAACTTTGTTGCAATGGAAAGATTTGTTACATCATGACCTCAAATAATCATTGCCCTGGTTTCTCAGATTGCTCCACCTCCATCGTTATCGGAGCCCCTGAAGGAGCTCTTTAGACAGCAGGAGGCAGTGAGGGGGAAGCTGAGACTGCAGCACAGCATAGAGAGGGTAAGAACACGGACTCACTGTAATATCTATCCATCTCACTTCTGAAGTCGCACTGAGAAGGAGTGCTTTGAACAATCCTTTGATGAATGTTCAAAGCTGCTATGTAATAGAAATGCAACTACAATATGCATTTCTCCAACTAAGCATCGTAAAAAAAATTGTGACATTTCACGTTAACCTTATCAGTTTGCTCAAAAAGATTTTGAAGTAAAGTTGAAACTCcagtctgtcttccctctctctctctctccaatgttATTGTATTGACTTTCCTTCCAGGAAAAGCTTATTGTCTCGTGTGAGCAAGAAGTACTGCGGGTCCATTGCAGAGCGGCAAGGACGATAGCCAATCAGGCCGTCCCATTCAGTGCCTGCACTATGTTACTGGACTCTGAGGTGTACAACATGCCAACAGAGAGTCAGGTGCGTCTGTGGGTGGTAAAAAAGGTGGGCAAAAAGTTGACAGACAGGGCCATTCACATGGGATTGTGTTTAGCCAGCTCTTCCAATTACTCTTAAtattttatatacatatataaaaatAACATCTGACATGCTTTAACTCTTGTCATCTTTAACTCAGGGTGATGAGAACAAGTCAGTGAGAGATCGCTTCAACGCTCGCCAGTTCATTTCCTGGATCCAGGATGTGGATGACAAATATGACCGCATGAAGGTAAATATGACCGCATTAAGGACTATACATCTTCTTTTATGGCACATTT from Salvelinus fontinalis isolate EN_2023a chromosome 35, ASM2944872v1, whole genome shotgun sequence harbors:
- the LOC129834374 gene encoding ankyrin repeat domain-containing protein 11-like isoform X1, with protein sequence MPKGGGSKTPQLEDFPLNTDMVEKQSGKKDKVLSNKTPKLDRSDGVKEMKEKASKRKLPFTVGANGDQKDSDSEKQGPERKRIKKEPTNTRKSGLPFGMGMPGIRAGYPLSERQQVALLMQMTAEESVNSPDTTPKHQSQSSLGQKGTPNSASKTKDKVNKRNERGETRLHRSAIRGEARRIKELISEGADVNVKDFAGWTALHEACNRGYYDVAKQLLAAGAEVNTKGLDDDTPLHDASNNGHFKVVKLLLRYGGDPRQSNRRGETALKVANSPTMLNLLLGKGTYTSSEESSSESSEEEDAPSFAPSSSVDGNNTDSEFEKGLKLKGKKGLDQPLSTTTTPVKDEYEFDEDDEEERVPPVDDKHLLKKEFRKESPSVTKASGLISVPKGEVVKTYSKSNSLTPKKAVRRILSDSSDEDDGTLCFTPVPTPRQPAPPTNTKARDSATVSSKQQKEKTKVKKKRKKETKNNVSKEVRFGKVNDKFCTSDSDCGDIGSEDDEGSMKSSNCIKDSTMSLKESSAFSTHSASSSSSSHGSMSSQKLTPSLTEHNPKQWRTDGWKTVSSPVWSDVSSLSDSVRTRLSSESDYSSADSSVESVKQVRKKAQENRKKNNVHTNALDKKNSDFHKNSNTDSTVSKTDKDGKVLKKHKVKHKHKNKEKEKAPSLVLNQDMNEKFVKSFSFDFDDSRQKSLLVDTESPAESKVKLSKHEKEHLKKEDRLSKGKSEDRDWSSGKEVQRTAKEEKSKKTKESTKEKPSKEEREKPLKTEKERSLKEKEKPKEEKQQKTHKEEKKKKSKDKSSKPDRKSSEQKEEKHIKVDKEKNAREEKEKSKKEKVQKEEPDYEVYDVGNRFLNLEDTKLSASDDHHDRWASDLSSDCDLYGDDSWDAPPVKDYKEYKANNTVKLIVETEKIESRDRRKENKIKDKKLDHNDKRSEKEPTSKKKEKDSSERICDKKKDLTEKQKLNSSHPVEKEKKRKESADTVKEKKEKDSTDSSRDRKDSYEFTKERKDLKIKQESIRDDYGNDASFKEIETVSKPCEIRERNHSGKEKDRKGDGVEKREKTKADKHKEKPKDRSIEQDKEKPERTSTEKLLKEKDTDRGSKDKKEGAKDKHKDTHSKDKDRKMSSEQTKDKKEKASQDKHADRDKDLLEVKKEERKPEKVKPEKTWYKIADIFTDESEDEEDNYNGGVAKLSDSLGLSDSHRKDSTSDRDELDHFQTEKPRKYSAEAKHTTEKQKEKDHKKKDKTTFDMGKERKGSLEKHNKEKKVKDSVDAKHKERKDRMSVDSNQEKKNKQKLLDKREASEEKTKNKYKDKQDHVNERKPSKGSGENEKSLLEKLEEEAMNDYKDDSNDKNSELSSDSFTDQVHEPVLSSYYDSSNISLPDITDERRDSLSISNPQDKFREKERHRHSSSSSSKKSHEKEKDKVKKEKGDKQDKIEEIRESYGRRESLPFEKEPMPLEADPYTFPFGSKGDKDEFEKTLEFEKEMSKKADKDKVSTVISDKIKDKKKKEKHKEKVKEEKHKYTDGFGSLKHSKEDIKSGLKESPQITNLKERSKEDSPKFDVKKERNRDSLDKDSRADHVKSKVKEENEKVIQSKDTARKDNRPRSKLLVDGDLKLTSFGQMLGLKDQEIEERHKKHKERMKQMEKLRHRSGDPKLRDKTKSTEEIKKNRNELSSKKSNSLESALKEKKLKDIGLPAQIMSPERKPQPLDTHNSKDWLAGHQMKENLPASPRQDQNRPTGVPTPTSVISCPSYEEIMQTPRTPSCSAEDYPDIMFDGLDCQNSSAMAMSMNACSPSFFDRYSNSSHTFQEGTCITPAKNLQLPLVSRSASSDVRRPLEDEFKAEAGKFLQHILPDASEFDLAASQPPEDKAASVERLECLSPPYFSPIRMLSPGLELAQPALDGATTAIAGTETCEHLPESVYNNFLMKPSTPVHRPDPQEPCLDIAAPPTPAPAALPPLDIDDLSEPHQSEPSLVPSDPVSGSEYLPPVVEEEEEEEEEEDYEEEEDEDEEEEGDLEEPTDADHHAAEETRDVCSFSPPRVEEPLRKGWAESPERRVAEVHQLTPPHPPPNLVENSSDHTISWNSEMILKSPQRTYGEIEAAVSKITSPFSHSDSDLQHITAIPGHPSVTPPYAAYRSYVPDPDFDEQKEAVEDIPISPARPEMTPMELEPNYLTTPSSSTRLESFFTDCKPNLEDNHQMDSELSCAVQDGRQNSHGFTSESHMPLAVSNEPVVPWTDPFSATVDELDDLGPFSLPDLPSLSLPTSLPDKEMPELDVRDSEPADYKPPPAHIRPPAIETIEGEELMEVDLPILAKPLCPSAVLPLNDSLQDLVVPSPKHNFQPEFESEPQNVHENNFVKPQVFENRATYEETDESDGNMMFSAVNINNTQHHRQMSLTESLSVVVTPCMDSLTTVKPEQIGQISDPFVGPTCSPVPSVTLPVAVTISGTVHVSEALETTSKLTVTLTTLSTDLSKKVEEIPQRMTRNRAQMLAKQENTTTTTTKKQSSRVVAESTTTTTIPASVIPPSVPTPVTMSMAGTTTTPIPTPTFVPFVVLEKEKELVTTISTTPTITPAPPPPPPVVVSKTKGRPVEEEESQTQHPRKRKFPKPQVQLVNTAMQQTREMIQQTLAVIVNAIKLDDIEPYHSDRSNPYFEYLQIRKKIEEKRKILCYITPQAPQCYAEYVTYTGSYLLDGKPLSKLHIPVIAPPPSLSEPLKELFRQQEAVRGKLRLQHSIEREKLIVSCEQEVLRVHCRAARTIANQAVPFSACTMLLDSEVYNMPTESQVRLWVVKKGDENKSVRDRFNARQFISWIQDVDDKYDRMKTCLLMRQQHEAAALNAVQRMEWQLKVQELDPAVHKSLCVNEVPSFYVPMVDVNDDFVLLPA